The following are encoded in a window of Halosolutus halophilus genomic DNA:
- a CDS encoding bacterio-opsin activator domain-containing protein yields MSVIATIAVSTDEFPLGALFDVATDATVTVETTVPAREGAVPYFWVPVGVTNSVVEVFESDSNVADAALVDETDSHVLVKVTWTDQVNGVLQSIRESNALVTSAVGTADRWTFRLRFPSYEGLSAFYSRCIDWGISIELIQLHEAVSPNSDHRFGLTAAQRELVVGAYEAGYFEVPRKTTLVDLADRFGISDSAVSQRLRRGLAALVESTLTVDPESSTHGVTGIGTDPDPGEE; encoded by the coding sequence ATGAGCGTTATCGCGACGATCGCGGTTTCGACGGACGAGTTTCCACTCGGTGCCCTGTTCGACGTGGCGACCGACGCGACCGTGACGGTGGAGACGACGGTGCCCGCGAGAGAAGGTGCCGTTCCGTACTTTTGGGTTCCGGTCGGCGTCACGAATTCGGTCGTCGAGGTGTTCGAGAGCGACTCGAACGTCGCCGACGCGGCTCTTGTCGATGAAACCGACAGTCACGTTCTCGTGAAGGTGACGTGGACGGATCAGGTCAACGGCGTGCTCCAGTCGATCCGGGAGAGCAACGCGCTCGTGACCAGTGCCGTCGGCACCGCCGATCGGTGGACCTTCCGCCTCCGGTTTCCGTCCTACGAGGGACTTTCGGCGTTCTACTCGCGGTGTATCGACTGGGGAATCTCGATCGAACTGATCCAGTTACACGAGGCTGTTAGCCCGAACAGCGACCACCGGTTCGGACTCACTGCCGCACAGCGAGAACTCGTCGTCGGCGCGTACGAGGCGGGCTACTTCGAGGTACCGCGAAAGACCACGCTCGTCGACCTCGCCGATCGGTTCGGTATCTCCGACTCGGCCGTCTCGCAACGACTGCGTCGCGGTCTCGCCGCACTCGTCGAATCTACGCTGACGGTCGATCCGGAGTCGTCCACCCACGGCGTCACCGGCATCGGAACCGACCCGGATCCCGGCGAGGAGTGA
- a CDS encoding uracil-DNA glycosylase family protein produces MQNVTDRTSNPFGMRPPFDRSDPGDRTAVFGYGDANADFHVIGDHPGVHGGASTGVPFTGSDSGRAVQDVCREVGFASGPAVRPDLENCFWSYVHMCCLPGGRPPTEAEYADCERYFDAELRAINAHVLLPVGERATDHVLRAYTTQRDRLELDMASLHATEIRGRGFMVVPIREPTDWVDSDRDRLVSRLEAILGRDYRQTKGVATTVG; encoded by the coding sequence GTGCAAAACGTCACCGACAGGACGAGCAATCCGTTCGGCATGCGGCCACCGTTCGATCGAAGCGATCCCGGCGATCGAACCGCCGTCTTCGGCTACGGTGACGCCAACGCTGACTTCCACGTGATCGGCGATCATCCGGGAGTCCACGGCGGTGCGTCGACGGGCGTGCCGTTCACGGGGAGCGACTCGGGACGAGCCGTCCAGGACGTCTGTCGCGAGGTCGGTTTCGCGAGCGGTCCGGCGGTACGTCCCGACCTGGAGAACTGCTTCTGGAGCTACGTTCACATGTGCTGTCTCCCGGGAGGGCGCCCGCCGACCGAGGCGGAGTACGCCGATTGCGAACGGTACTTCGACGCCGAACTGCGAGCGATCAACGCCCACGTACTCCTGCCCGTCGGCGAACGGGCGACCGATCACGTGCTCCGAGCGTACACGACCCAGCGTGACAGACTGGAGCTGGACATGGCCTCGCTGCACGCCACCGAAATCCGCGGCCGCGGGTTCATGGTCGTTCCGATCAGGGAGCCGACGGACTGGGTGGATAGCGACCGCGATCGACTCGTCTCGCGACTCGAAGCGATCCTCGGGCGGGATTACAGGCAGACGAAAGGCGTCGCGACGACGGTCGGCTAG
- a CDS encoding CopG family ribbon-helix-helix protein, with the protein MRTSLNVPEAMLAEFDRTWQSEGLDSRSRALREAIQEYVESHHRLEQARGTVAATVVFDYVHDEIIEDLHEIQHAFQSEIDTTAHVHHGDWCLEAIFCHGSAAEIRALVYRLKDFDAVGRVSVTLLRDDTPSIDV; encoded by the coding sequence ATGCGAACGAGCCTCAACGTTCCCGAAGCGATGCTGGCCGAGTTCGATCGGACCTGGCAGTCGGAAGGGCTGGACTCGCGCTCGCGAGCACTCAGGGAGGCGATCCAGGAGTACGTCGAGTCCCACCACCGACTCGAGCAAGCACGCGGGACGGTCGCCGCGACCGTCGTCTTCGACTACGTTCACGACGAGATTATCGAGGATCTCCACGAGATCCAGCACGCGTTCCAGTCCGAAATCGACACGACGGCTCACGTCCACCACGGCGATTGGTGTCTCGAAGCGATCTTCTGTCACGGCTCCGCGGCCGAGATCCGGGCGCTCGTCTACCGACTGAAGGATTTCGACGCCGTTGGCCGCGTCTCGGTCACGCTACTCCGCGACGACACCCCGTCGATCGACGTCTGA
- a CDS encoding cytochrome oxidase assembly protein, translating into MSTDNRTSRPEVRSLIARFGFPHLLATTLALVAATILLGIAAKATGSGLACEANWPRCDGGPFNLFPATLPSFYEWIHRFVAMFAGFAIVGSAVAAWRSAAVDRRVASLVVLGMVLTPIQVYLGRETVFQYQMEILSLHFWTAVLIFSTYVTATVLVWKSKLTATHVTVALGIGLVALPLHVALSPTDLGVVTDYSPTIQLVQYGVTLALLASVIVATMVGRWRLDDGRLIGLLGGSIVLAYTVSYLGRRSLMTFSPALDGLYLVVALALSVVFVVGIWRSRAAGERSRDALST; encoded by the coding sequence GTGTCGACCGACAATCGCACCTCTCGTCCCGAAGTTCGATCGCTGATCGCCCGGTTCGGCTTTCCCCACCTGCTCGCGACGACGCTCGCCCTGGTCGCGGCGACGATTCTGCTCGGCATCGCGGCCAAAGCGACCGGATCGGGACTGGCCTGTGAGGCGAACTGGCCCCGGTGTGACGGCGGCCCGTTCAACCTGTTCCCGGCCACGCTCCCGAGTTTCTACGAGTGGATCCACCGCTTCGTCGCCATGTTCGCGGGGTTCGCGATCGTCGGCTCGGCCGTCGCCGCGTGGCGATCGGCAGCCGTCGACAGGCGCGTCGCGTCGCTGGTCGTCCTCGGAATGGTGTTGACGCCGATCCAGGTGTACCTCGGCCGCGAAACCGTTTTCCAGTACCAGATGGAGATCCTGTCGCTGCACTTCTGGACGGCCGTACTGATCTTCTCGACGTACGTCACCGCAACCGTCCTCGTCTGGAAGTCGAAGCTCACCGCCACGCACGTGACCGTTGCGCTCGGGATCGGCCTCGTCGCGCTGCCGCTGCACGTCGCGCTCAGCCCGACCGATCTCGGCGTCGTGACGGACTATTCGCCGACGATCCAGCTGGTACAGTACGGCGTGACGCTCGCGTTGCTCGCGTCGGTCATCGTCGCCACGATGGTCGGGCGGTGGCGACTCGACGACGGCCGACTGATCGGACTCCTGGGTGGCTCGATCGTGCTGGCGTACACCGTCTCCTACCTCGGTCGCCGGTCCCTGATGACGTTCAGTCCCGCGCTCGATGGGCTCTATCTCGTCGTCGCGCTCGCTCTCTCCGTCGTCTTCGTCGTCGGAATCTGGCGCAGTCGGGCCGCCGGAGAGCGATCGCGGGACGCCCTCTCGACGTAG
- a CDS encoding metal-dependent hydrolase, protein MYQVGHYGAALFAYAPLGAAVAVAGYEAAAVVGALVCVSLSTVPDLDHRAPLIEHRGPTHTVLFAFLVGAGLAAATSVLVASSSPIVDVGFVAFAFLVGTLSIASHLLADALTPMGIRPFWPLSRRRYSFDVARAANPIANYALFAIGIGAALVAATIVAMVG, encoded by the coding sequence ATGTATCAGGTCGGCCACTACGGCGCTGCCCTGTTCGCCTACGCCCCCCTCGGTGCCGCCGTCGCCGTCGCCGGCTACGAGGCGGCCGCAGTCGTCGGCGCACTGGTCTGTGTCTCCCTGTCGACGGTCCCCGATCTGGATCACCGGGCCCCGCTGATCGAGCACCGTGGTCCCACACACACGGTGCTGTTCGCGTTTCTCGTTGGCGCCGGCCTGGCTGCAGCGACGTCGGTGCTGGTGGCGTCGTCGTCACCGATCGTCGACGTCGGCTTCGTCGCCTTCGCGTTCCTCGTGGGAACGCTCTCGATCGCCTCACACCTCCTCGCGGACGCGCTGACGCCGATGGGGATTCGGCCGTTCTGGCCGCTCTCGCGTCGACGCTACTCCTTCGACGTGGCGCGGGCCGCGAACCCGATCGCCAACTACGCGCTGTTCGCCATCGGCATCGGCGCCGCCCTCGTGGCGGCGACGATCGTGGCGATGGTCGGCTGA